In a single window of the Pseudopipra pipra isolate bDixPip1 chromosome Z, bDixPip1.hap1, whole genome shotgun sequence genome:
- the ANKRD34B gene encoding ankyrin repeat domain-containing protein 34B codes for MSRMMEVVEVPPEGYSLIKAVYQRRLRLTRLLIDGGAYVNESNSRGETPLMVACMTEHVDLQSASKAKMVKYLLDNKADPNIQDKSGKTALMHACLGRAGPEVVSLLLMSGADPSLPDHSNCSALVYAINSADRETLEVLLNACKARGKEVIIITMDKSASGRQETRQYLNMPPPELGECQYPTACTSPSEIEPSETPEGPFSFRELYPPREEDSLSQTGSLMMKPSPIQARFKLTHVQQLEREPWVKCCPAVFHQRKIASSQELQSITPIEKLSCKVSGLGLSKRVNTSPRSIDRKDTAHVFKTSDETGSRKPPPDKINYQTPFVEEKHNPSVIPMGQSVSLGQISLISNLSGFFRNKNAKTGHNSSDSQLIAGLSPAAAAEDSKSAIGKKEIISPSHSLLPSSREVLEKMPSVTVKGRNQAFPEGQGSGALALDQTRPDFLPPLSVNPCPPVQELTVINTVSGMISCGQTQLGPAAPAFPRMTKNTNLLRRRPYEQITV; via the coding sequence ATGAGCAGGATGATGGAGGTGGTGGAGGTGCCGCCAGAGGGGTATTCCCTGATCAAAGCCGTGTACCAGAGACGCCTCCGCCTCACCAGGCTGTTGATCGATGGGGGTGCCTACGTCAATGAGAGCAACAGCAGAGGCGAGACCCCCCTCATGGTTGCTTGTATGACTGAACATGTGGACTTGCAGAGTGCCAGCAAGGCCAAGATGGTTAAGTACCTGCTGGACAACAAGGCTGATCCGAACATCCAGGACAAATCCGGGAAGACGGCCCTGATGCATGCATGCTTGGGCAGAGCGGGCCCAGAGGTGGTGTCTCTGCTGCTCATGAGTGGGGCTGACCCAAGCCTGCCTGACCACTCCAACTGCTCTGCTCTCGTGTACGCAATAAACTCTGCAGACAGAGAGACCCTAGAGGTTCTGCTCAACGCTTGTAAGGCACGAGGGAAAGAGGTGATCATCATCACCATGGACAAATCTGCATCGGGGAGGCAGGAAACTAGACAGTACCTGAACATGCCTCCCCCAGAGCTCGGGGAGTGTCAGTACCCAACTGCCTGCACCTCCCCATCGGAAATAGAACCCAGTGAGACTCCAGAGGGACCATTCAGCTTCAGAGAGCTGTATCCTCCACGGGAGGAGGACAGCTTATCTCAAACAGGGTCACTGATGATGAAGCCCAGCCCGATACAGGCCCGGTTCAAGCTGACCcatgtgcagcagctggagcgTGAGCCTTGGGTAAAGTGCTGCCCAGCAGTGTTTCACCAGAGGAAAATTGCTTCTTCACAGGAACTTCAGAGTATCACTCCCATAGAAAAGCTCTCTTGTAAAGTCAGTGGCCTTGGCTTATCAAAGAGAGTCAACACCAGTCCCCGAAGTATTGACAGGAAAGACACTGCTCATGTATTCAAAACCTCTGATGAAACTGGGTCCAGGAAACCACCACCTGACAAGATAAACTATCAGACTCCTTTTGTTGAAGAGAAACATAACCCCAGTGTGATTCCCATGGGTCAGAGTGTCAGTCTGGGACAAATCAGCTTAATTTCAAACCTCAGCGGTTTTTTCaggaacaaaaatgcaaaaacagGTCACAACAGTTCTGATTCTCAGTTAATTGCTGGTCtaagtcctgctgctgctgcagaagacaGTAAGTCAGCAATAGGAAAGAAAGAGATTATTTCTCCATCTCACTCCTTGTTACCAAGTTCTAGAGAAGTTCTGGAGAAAATGCCTTCTGTTACTGTGAAAGGCAGAAATCAGGCTTTCCCAGAAGGACAAGGGTCAGGAGCCTTAGCATTGGATCAGACAAGGCCAGATTTTCTGCCACCCCTGAGTGTGAACCCTTGCCCCCCAGTTCAAGAGCTCACTGTCATAAACACAGTTTCTGGGATGATTTCTTGTGGGCAAACACAGTTAGGGCCAGCAGCACCTGCTTTTCCTAGGATGACCAAAAACACCAATCTGCTGCGCAGGAGGCCGTATGAGCAGATTACAGTCTGA